A stretch of the Flavobacterium sp. 5 genome encodes the following:
- a CDS encoding TolC family protein, producing MKKIILLLLCSIGITANAQVQTLTLKDAINYALENKADAKKSRLEIENSEYKIQEIRSKALPQIVANGSLTYNPILQTSIIDGAAFGAPGTSIKATFGQDWTSGAGVTLNQALFDLSVFTGLRAAKSTREFYQINNQLTEEQVIERVANNYYAVYVQRERLVLLDSNYVNTTKVRDIVKGQFDNGLAKKTDLDRIVVKMSNIDTDRQQVKNQLELQENALKFYMGMPIVNQFVIPQNEYEITPETFAEAPNTENRTEYLLLKKQEELLEFQKTAIKAELYPTLSLVAGYNYLGQGPEMPWFAKPNKGVYWSDYSAVGLNMRVPIFTGLGTRSRIKQADVDIRSIQEDIKDTQLSLDLDYRNAKAQIENNYVTITNQKENMRLAQEILKNTKNNYLQGLASLTDLLDAQNASLEAQNNYTRAILNYKIAEVALIKSKGQLKTLINN from the coding sequence ATGAAAAAAATAATTCTCCTACTTCTGTGTTCAATTGGGATAACTGCCAATGCACAAGTACAAACTTTAACCTTAAAAGACGCTATAAACTACGCGTTGGAAAATAAGGCTGATGCCAAAAAATCAAGGTTAGAAATAGAAAATAGCGAGTACAAAATTCAAGAAATACGCTCTAAAGCTTTACCACAGATCGTAGCAAATGGAAGTCTAACGTACAATCCAATTTTACAAACTAGTATTATTGATGGAGCTGCTTTTGGTGCTCCGGGAACGTCTATTAAAGCTACTTTTGGTCAGGATTGGACTTCTGGTGCAGGAGTTACATTAAACCAAGCACTTTTTGATTTATCTGTTTTTACAGGTTTGAGAGCTGCTAAATCTACTCGTGAATTCTACCAAATAAACAATCAATTAACCGAGGAACAAGTAATTGAAAGAGTAGCAAACAATTATTATGCGGTATATGTACAACGTGAAAGATTAGTTTTATTGGATAGTAATTATGTTAATACAACTAAAGTTCGTGATATCGTAAAAGGACAATTTGACAATGGATTGGCTAAAAAAACAGATTTAGACCGAATTGTAGTAAAAATGTCTAATATAGACACGGACCGTCAACAAGTTAAAAACCAATTGGAATTGCAAGAAAACGCATTAAAATTCTATATGGGAATGCCTATCGTTAACCAATTTGTAATTCCGCAAAATGAATATGAAATAACACCAGAAACATTTGCGGAAGCTCCAAATACAGAGAACAGAACAGAATACTTGCTTTTGAAAAAACAAGAAGAATTGTTAGAATTTCAAAAAACGGCTATTAAAGCAGAACTTTACCCAACACTTTCTTTGGTTGCTGGTTATAATTATTTAGGACAAGGACCAGAAATGCCATGGTTTGCAAAACCAAACAAAGGAGTTTATTGGTCAGATTACTCTGCAGTTGGATTAAATATGAGAGTTCCAATTTTTACAGGACTTGGAACACGCTCTAGAATAAAACAAGCAGATGTTGATATTAGATCCATTCAAGAAGATATCAAAGACACACAACTTTCACTCGATTTGGATTATAGAAATGCAAAAGCTCAAATTGAAAACAACTATGTTACCATCACCAATCAAAAAGAAAATATGCGATTGGCACAAGAGATTTTGAAAAACACTAAAAATAATTACCTTCAAGGATTAGCTTCATTAACCGATTTATTAGATGCACAAAACGCATCACTTGAAGCGCAAAACAATTACACCAGAGCCATCTTAAATTATAAAATAGCCGAAGTCGCATTAATCAAATCAAAAGGACAACTTAAAACACTAATAAATAACTAA
- a CDS encoding efflux RND transporter periplasmic adaptor subunit: MKKTIITIIAIVASLGLIGFVLTKNKAENKAKTDIVAEKNAAVSVKVAQVKTENLSLDFVANGNFAPTQELNFSAEKSGKVISVLVDEGDYVTVGQTLVIVRSDVININANNAKAVYENAKSDYDRYENAYTTGGVTKQQLDQAKLQLTNAKAALTQANINVGDTKVKAPIKGFINKRFIEPGTILAGMPPTQMFEIVDVSKLKLKVTVNESQVAGLKIGNTVPVTSSVFPDKVVTGKIIFIAPKADESLNFPVEIEIANSANSAIKAGMYGTASFGTKQKQELKVVPRNAFVGSVSSNEVFVVENGIAKLKKVTAGRILGDQVEIISGLSDGETVIITGQINLQDGNPVEIIK; this comes from the coding sequence ATGAAAAAGACAATAATTACAATAATCGCAATCGTAGCCTCCTTAGGCTTAATTGGTTTTGTTTTGACTAAAAACAAGGCAGAAAACAAAGCTAAAACGGATATTGTTGCCGAAAAAAATGCAGCCGTTTCTGTAAAAGTAGCACAAGTAAAAACAGAGAATCTTTCACTAGACTTCGTGGCTAATGGAAACTTTGCTCCTACTCAAGAATTGAATTTTTCTGCAGAAAAATCAGGAAAAGTAATTAGCGTTTTGGTTGATGAAGGAGATTATGTTACTGTTGGACAAACATTAGTAATTGTGAGAAGCGATGTTATTAATATAAATGCCAACAACGCTAAAGCAGTATATGAAAATGCAAAATCAGACTACGATCGATACGAAAATGCATATACTACAGGCGGTGTTACTAAACAACAATTAGACCAAGCTAAGTTACAATTAACTAATGCAAAAGCAGCCTTAACACAAGCTAACATCAATGTTGGTGACACTAAAGTTAAAGCTCCAATAAAAGGTTTTATCAATAAACGATTCATTGAGCCAGGAACAATACTAGCTGGAATGCCTCCAACACAAATGTTCGAAATCGTTGATGTTTCAAAATTAAAATTAAAAGTTACTGTAAATGAAAGTCAAGTAGCTGGTTTGAAAATTGGAAATACGGTACCAGTAACTTCAAGTGTTTTTCCTGATAAAGTGGTTACAGGTAAAATTATTTTTATCGCTCCTAAAGCTGATGAAAGTTTAAATTTCCCAGTAGAAATTGAAATTGCAAATAGTGCTAACAGTGCTATCAAAGCAGGTATGTATGGAACAGCAAGTTTTGGTACAAAACAAAAACAAGAATTAAAAGTCGTTCCTAGAAATGCTTTTGTTGGAAGTGTAAGCAGTAACGAAGTTTTTGTGGTAGAAAATGGAATTGCTAAATTGAAAAAAGTAACAGCAGGAAGAATTTTAGGTGACCAGGTTGAAATTATTAGCGGTTTATCTGATGGAGAAACTGTAATTATTACAGGACAAATCAACTTGCAAGATGGTAATCCTGTAGAAATTATCAAATAA
- a CDS encoding efflux RND transporter permease subunit gives MKLAEISIKRPSLVIVLFTILTLGGLFSYSQLGYELIPKFEQNVITISTIYPGASPSEVENTVTKKIEDGVASLENIKKIDSKSYESLSIVSVTLTSNAKIDISMNDAQRKINALVSDLPDDAETPALTKFSLSDLPIMTIGANGKMDEAAFYDLIDKKIAPVLSRVQGVAQVNIIGGQEREIQVNLDAVKMQGYGLSVPQVQQIILTSNLDFPTGNIQTRDQKILIRLAGKYKSVDELRNLVVSSKDGIEVRLNDIADVQDAQKIAEKISRVDQKSAIILQVIKQSDANAVAVSADLKKSITKLEADYKKSELALKIAKDSTDYTLEAADSVLHDLLIAVILVAFVMLFFLHSIRNSLIVMVSIPASLIATFIGIYLLGYTLNLMSLLGLSLVVGILVDDAIVVLENIYRHMEMGKSRIRASYDGTAEIGGTVTSITLVIVVVFLPIAMSSGLVSNIITQFCVTVIISTLLSLLASFTIIPWLSSRFGKLEHIEGKNLFGRIILGFESYLTRFTNWISELLNWCLDHYIKTILVVLVLFFGTIFSLFGGGFIGGEFFASSDSGEFLVQIELPKDASLEQSNFMTQKAEAFLKNEAYVESQITTVGQTSEGMGGSQATAYKAEIDVKMIDQSKRSDDASVYAAKIKRKLEKVLVGAKVKTVPVGILGTAENAKLGLIVTGPSTEAAMAFAKLAEAELRTIPGTTEIKLTVEDGNPEINVQVDRDKMAALGLTLQTVGMTMQTAYSGNTDGKFRAGEYEYDINIKYNAFDRKNITDVSNLIFINSTGQQIKLSQFATITEGSGPSQLERRDKSASVTVQGQNVGVPTGTIVQQWQVKLDKLKKPVGVNYIWGGDQENQSEGFGTLGIALLAAIILVYLVMVGLYDSFVHPFVVLFAIPLSFIGALFALALTNNTLNIFTILGIIMLIGLVCKNAIMLVDYTNQRRAAGESIRTALIQANHARLRPILMTTIAMVFGMFPIALASGAGAEWKNGLAWVIIGGLISSLFLTLIIVPVIYEIMEKIIAKFSKEEKIDYEAEMVADYEHAELSEDGFNPKHTH, from the coding sequence ATGAAATTAGCCGAAATATCCATAAAACGTCCTTCGTTAGTTATCGTGCTCTTCACGATTCTGACCCTTGGTGGACTGTTCAGTTATAGCCAATTGGGCTACGAATTGATTCCTAAATTCGAACAAAACGTAATTACGATTTCTACTATTTATCCTGGAGCTTCTCCAAGTGAGGTTGAGAATACTGTAACCAAAAAAATTGAAGACGGAGTTGCTTCATTAGAAAACATCAAAAAAATCGATTCAAAATCTTACGAGAGTTTGTCTATTGTATCGGTTACATTAACATCAAATGCAAAAATTGACATTTCGATGAATGATGCACAACGTAAAATCAATGCATTAGTTAGTGATTTACCGGATGATGCTGAAACGCCTGCTTTGACTAAATTCTCTTTGAGTGATTTACCAATTATGACAATTGGTGCCAACGGAAAAATGGATGAAGCTGCTTTTTATGATTTGATTGATAAAAAGATTGCTCCTGTTTTGTCCCGCGTACAAGGTGTGGCTCAGGTAAACATTATTGGAGGTCAAGAACGTGAAATTCAAGTAAACCTTGATGCTGTAAAAATGCAGGGATACGGACTTTCAGTTCCTCAAGTACAACAAATTATTTTGACTTCAAATCTTGATTTCCCTACGGGTAACATTCAAACAAGAGATCAAAAAATATTAATTCGTTTAGCGGGTAAATATAAAAGTGTTGACGAATTAAGAAACTTGGTTGTGTCTTCAAAAGACGGAATCGAAGTGCGTTTGAATGACATTGCAGATGTACAAGATGCTCAAAAAATTGCAGAGAAAATCTCAAGAGTAGATCAAAAAAGCGCGATTATTTTACAAGTAATTAAACAATCGGATGCCAATGCCGTTGCGGTAAGTGCTGATTTAAAAAAATCAATCACAAAGCTGGAAGCTGATTACAAAAAATCTGAGTTAGCTTTAAAAATAGCAAAAGACAGTACGGATTATACATTAGAAGCAGCTGATTCTGTATTGCACGATTTATTAATCGCGGTAATCTTAGTAGCTTTTGTAATGTTGTTTTTCTTGCACAGTATCCGTAACTCATTGATTGTAATGGTTTCGATTCCAGCTTCATTGATTGCTACTTTTATCGGAATTTATCTTTTAGGATACACCTTAAACTTAATGAGTTTACTAGGACTTTCTCTTGTGGTAGGTATTCTGGTCGATGATGCCATTGTAGTATTGGAAAATATTTATAGGCACATGGAAATGGGTAAAAGCCGTATTCGTGCTTCTTATGACGGTACTGCCGAAATTGGAGGAACAGTAACTTCGATCACTTTGGTAATTGTGGTAGTATTTTTACCAATTGCAATGAGTTCTGGATTGGTATCAAACATTATTACACAATTTTGTGTGACGGTAATTATATCTACTTTATTATCATTATTGGCTTCGTTCACAATTATTCCTTGGTTGTCTTCTCGTTTTGGAAAATTAGAACATATTGAAGGTAAAAACTTATTTGGAAGAATCATTTTAGGTTTTGAAAGCTATTTGACTCGTTTCACTAATTGGATTTCTGAATTATTGAACTGGTGTTTGGATCATTATATAAAAACAATCTTAGTTGTTTTAGTCTTGTTCTTTGGTACTATTTTCTCACTGTTTGGTGGTGGTTTTATTGGTGGTGAATTCTTCGCTTCTTCGGATAGTGGTGAGTTTTTAGTTCAAATCGAATTACCAAAAGATGCTTCATTAGAACAATCGAACTTTATGACTCAAAAAGCAGAAGCCTTTTTGAAAAATGAAGCTTATGTAGAAAGTCAAATTACAACCGTAGGTCAAACTTCGGAAGGTATGGGAGGTTCGCAAGCTACTGCTTACAAAGCAGAGATTGATGTAAAAATGATTGACCAATCAAAACGTTCTGATGATGCTTCAGTTTATGCAGCAAAAATCAAACGTAAATTGGAAAAAGTTTTAGTAGGTGCTAAAGTAAAAACCGTTCCTGTAGGTATTTTGGGTACTGCTGAAAATGCAAAATTAGGATTGATTGTAACAGGTCCTTCTACTGAAGCAGCAATGGCTTTTGCCAAATTAGCGGAAGCAGAATTGCGTACTATTCCAGGAACAACCGAAATAAAATTGACTGTTGAAGATGGAAATCCTGAAATCAACGTTCAAGTAGATCGTGATAAAATGGCAGCTTTAGGACTTACACTTCAAACAGTGGGTATGACGATGCAGACTGCATATAGTGGTAACACTGATGGTAAATTTAGAGCTGGTGAGTACGAATATGACATCAACATTAAATACAATGCTTTTGATAGAAAAAATATCACTGATGTAAGTAATTTGATTTTTATCAACAGTACTGGACAACAAATTAAATTGTCTCAATTTGCAACTATTACCGAAGGTTCAGGTCCTAGCCAATTGGAACGTCGTGATAAATCGGCTTCTGTAACAGTACAAGGACAAAATGTTGGGGTTCCTACAGGAACAATTGTACAACAATGGCAAGTAAAATTAGACAAGCTTAAAAAACCAGTTGGAGTAAACTACATTTGGGGTGGTGATCAAGAAAACCAAAGTGAAGGTTTTGGTACGTTAGGAATTGCTTTATTAGCTGCAATTATCTTGGTTTACCTAGTAATGGTTGGTCTTTATGATAGTTTTGTTCACCCGTTTGTTGTATTGTTTGCTATTCCGCTTTCGTTTATTGGAGCATTATTTGCATTAGCATTAACAAATAACACACTGAACATCTTTACCATTTTAGGTATCATCATGTTAATTGGTCTGGTGTGTAAGAATGCGATCATGCTTGTCGATTACACCAATCAACGAAGAGCTGCAGGAGAATCAATCAGAACAGCATTAATTCAAGCGAACCACGCTCGTTTACGTCCGATCTTGATGACTACTATTGCGATGGTATTTGGTATGTTTCCAATTGCATTGGCATCGGGAGCTGGAGCAGAATGGAAAAATGGTTTGGCTTGGGTAATTATTGGTGGTTTGATTTCATCATTATTCTTAACCTTAATCATCGTTCCTGTAATCTATGAAATTATGGAAAAAATAATTGCTAAATTTTCTAAAGAAGAAAAAATCGATTATGAAGCTGAAATGGTTGCTGATTACGAGCATGCCGAATTAAGTGAAGATGGTTTCAATCCGAAACATACACATTAA
- a CDS encoding MFS transporter, translated as MSAHSGKLSVKEKIGYSLGDLAANLVFQTLMTYLAYFYTDIYGLSAKDSSIIMLVVGLIAAFIFNPIIGAIADRTQTKWGKFRPWILFTSVPLGIIALLAFTTPDFSYQGKVIYAVVAYTFLLIFYASNNLPYSALSGVITGDMKERNSLSSYRFVAVMFAQFFVQVFMLAIIKSAGNGDKAVGIEKVMTALAIIGTIMLIITFLTTKERIVPKPEQKSSLKEDLGDLTKNRPWIIMLSLTTLVFISLAMKGGSYVYYFENYVNKEQLALFVQPILDGLNSIGFTLFGNDPISAGFGLFNAGGIIFMIVGITFSKKLADTYGKRDVFRLFLFISTLFIMAFYFFPPTSVVLMFVSQILHGFFYGITIPILWAMIADVADYSEWKNNRRATAIIFSAMMVGLKAGLSIGGSLTTLFLSSFNYIPNSVTQPETAINGIKLLVSIFPSIPFIMGAILLFFYKIDKKMELEIENDLKQRRD; from the coding sequence ATGAGCGCACATTCAGGAAAATTATCAGTAAAGGAAAAAATCGGATATAGTTTAGGCGACTTGGCTGCAAATTTGGTTTTCCAGACATTAATGACATATCTCGCCTATTTCTATACTGATATTTATGGTTTATCTGCTAAGGATTCATCCATAATTATGTTGGTTGTGGGATTAATTGCGGCTTTTATTTTTAATCCAATCATAGGCGCTATAGCGGATAGAACTCAAACCAAATGGGGGAAATTTAGACCTTGGATATTATTCACCTCAGTTCCACTGGGTATTATTGCATTACTTGCCTTTACTACTCCCGATTTTTCATATCAGGGAAAAGTAATATATGCGGTAGTGGCTTATACATTCCTTTTAATATTTTATGCCAGTAATAACTTACCCTACTCTGCATTGAGTGGCGTAATTACAGGAGATATGAAAGAACGTAACAGTTTGTCTTCTTATCGATTTGTGGCAGTAATGTTTGCTCAGTTTTTTGTACAAGTTTTTATGCTTGCCATTATAAAAAGTGCTGGAAATGGGGACAAAGCTGTTGGAATTGAAAAGGTAATGACAGCTTTGGCAATTATTGGAACCATTATGTTAATCATTACTTTTTTGACAACCAAAGAACGAATTGTCCCAAAACCAGAACAAAAATCAAGTCTGAAAGAAGATTTAGGTGATTTGACAAAAAACCGCCCGTGGATTATTATGCTAAGTTTAACGACTCTGGTTTTCATATCACTGGCAATGAAAGGTGGCTCTTATGTGTATTATTTTGAAAATTATGTAAATAAAGAACAACTAGCTCTTTTTGTACAACCTATATTAGACGGACTTAACTCTATTGGATTCACTCTTTTTGGAAACGATCCAATCTCAGCAGGATTTGGATTATTTAATGCTGGAGGAATCATTTTTATGATTGTTGGAATCACATTTTCAAAAAAACTAGCCGATACATATGGTAAAAGAGATGTTTTCAGGTTGTTTTTATTCATTTCGACCTTATTTATAATGGCTTTTTATTTCTTTCCACCAACATCAGTTGTTTTGATGTTTGTCTCACAAATTCTCCATGGTTTCTTTTATGGAATAACAATTCCGATTCTATGGGCTATGATTGCAGATGTTGCAGACTATTCAGAGTGGAAAAACAACCGTCGCGCCACAGCCATCATTTTCTCGGCAATGATGGTAGGACTAAAAGCAGGTTTAAGTATTGGAGGTTCATTAACAACGCTGTTTTTAAGTTCATTTAATTACATTCCAAATTCAGTTACACAACCAGAAACTGCTATAAATGGCATCAAATTATTAGTAAGTATATTTCCTTCCATCCCTTTTATAATGGGCGCAATCTTATTATTCTTTTATAAAATTGATAAAAAAATGGAATTGGAAATAGAAAATGATTTAAAACAAAGAAGAGATTAA
- a CDS encoding glycoside hydrolase family 43 protein has translation MPEDSIAHIDFIELNKNAISQPLVSNIYTADPSAHVFNGKIYIYPSHDIEAGIPFNDNGDHFGMEDYHVISMDSPNSEAIDNGIALHVDDVAWAKKQMWAPDAAHKDGKYYLFFPAKGYDGIFKIGVAISDSPIGPFIAEPNPIEGSYSIDPAVFEDEDGKYYIYFGGIWGGQLQNYRNNKYDITNEEPSAKENALCPIVARLSDDLKQLDEEPKEILILDENGKQILAGDNARRFFEASWIHKYNGKYYFSYSTGDTHFICYAIGDNPYGPFTYQGRILNPVIGWTSHHSICEVNGRWYLFYHDSSLSKGITHLRSIKVTELNHKEDGTIITIDPYIK, from the coding sequence ATGCCCGAAGATAGTATCGCACACATTGATTTTATCGAATTGAATAAAAATGCAATTTCACAACCTTTAGTATCAAATATATATACCGCCGACCCATCAGCTCATGTTTTTAATGGAAAAATTTACATCTATCCTTCACACGACATAGAAGCGGGAATTCCGTTTAATGATAATGGCGACCATTTTGGAATGGAAGATTACCATGTCATTTCTATGGACAGTCCAAATTCAGAAGCAATTGATAATGGAATTGCACTGCACGTAGATGATGTCGCTTGGGCAAAAAAACAAATGTGGGCTCCAGATGCAGCTCACAAAGATGGAAAATATTATTTGTTTTTTCCTGCTAAAGGATATGATGGAATTTTTAAAATTGGAGTTGCCATAAGCGATTCACCTATTGGACCTTTTATAGCAGAACCAAATCCGATTGAAGGAAGTTATTCTATAGACCCAGCAGTTTTTGAAGATGAAGATGGAAAATATTATATTTATTTTGGAGGTATTTGGGGTGGACAACTTCAAAATTACCGCAATAATAAATATGATATTACTAACGAAGAACCTTCTGCAAAAGAAAATGCATTGTGTCCAATCGTTGCAAGATTGAGTGATGATTTAAAACAATTGGATGAAGAACCGAAAGAAATACTTATTTTAGACGAAAACGGGAAACAAATTCTTGCAGGTGATAATGCTCGTCGTTTTTTTGAAGCTTCTTGGATTCATAAGTACAACGGGAAATATTACTTCTCCTATTCTACAGGTGATACTCATTTCATTTGCTATGCAATTGGTGACAACCCCTATGGACCTTTTACTTATCAAGGACGTATTTTGAACCCAGTAATTGGTTGGACTTCACATCACTCCATTTGTGAAGTAAATGGAAGATGGTATTTATTTTACCATGATTCAAGTCTTTCGAAAGGGATTACACATTTACGTTCTATTAAAGTTACAGAATTAAACCATAAAGAAGATGGCACTATAATTACTATTGATCCGTATATCAAGTAA
- the galB gene encoding beta-galactosidase GalB has product MKTLFKRTDIGLLILIFIGTNISLYSQKQAYKRERISINDSWQFMHYTENPDQLIYDVRPKIEDTNDNKIADSKPTEAVKTEAKEPVLKDWILPTANDFIKDPTKKHIRPNGNPGADFPFVKENFQDNNWEKVNLPHDWAIKQPFYTGEQPLVGGGMGRLPSQGVAWYRKKLNFPATDNGKEIYLDIDGAMSYAMIWLNGNLVGGWPYGYNSFRLNLTPYIHYGETNQLAIRIDNPNQSARWYPGGGIYRNVWLTKTAPVHVAHWGTFVKTPKVTTSEASINLSLQLQNNSKNTQIVEAKTLLYETDNLGKAKNKAVAVFPTNTFHLKATEQQTNEIEIQLKNPKLWGVYPSEKQNLYIARTQLFINNKQVDEYDTPFGIRKIEFNPIKGLLVNGEKVKIQGVNQHHDLGALGAAFNVRAAERQLEMLRELGCNAIRLSHNPPAPELLDLTDRMGFLVIDEIFDSWERKKTPHDFHLIFPEWHEADTRSFIRRDRNHPSVIAWSFGNEVGEQYTDVEGAKIAQELHDIVHEEDPTRPGSASQNYAKPDMPFSNVMDFISLNYQGEGIRDAPAYAHLKGIRTSPLYPAFQQKFPEKMIVSSETASSLSTRGSYIFPVAIENSAPVSDTTGGSPKTQEVSAYELYTAQFGASPDKVFATQDKYPFVAGEFVWSGWDYIGEPTPYYSARSSYCGIIDLAGFKKDRFYLYQSRWRPDLPMAHILPHWNWPDRIGKITPVHVFTSGDEAELFLNGKSLGRKRKAAFECRLRWDNVIYEPGELKVIVYKNNKIWAEDIVKTTEKASKIEATVDRSTIKANGKDLAFITIKITDAKGLMIPDANNTITFKIEGEGEIIATDNGNPADLVSFASLTRKAYNGMALAIVRANKGSKGTLKLIVTSDGLKQTTIEIKSN; this is encoded by the coding sequence ATGAAAACATTATTTAAACGAACAGACATTGGTTTATTAATTTTAATATTCATTGGAACCAATATTAGTTTATATAGCCAGAAGCAAGCTTATAAAAGAGAACGAATCAGTATTAATGATTCGTGGCAATTTATGCATTATACCGAAAATCCAGATCAATTGATTTATGATGTTCGCCCCAAAATTGAAGACACCAATGATAATAAAATAGCTGATTCCAAACCAACAGAAGCAGTAAAAACAGAAGCAAAAGAGCCTGTACTAAAAGACTGGATTCTACCCACAGCTAATGATTTTATCAAAGACCCAACTAAAAAACACATCCGCCCCAACGGAAACCCAGGAGCAGATTTTCCTTTTGTTAAAGAAAACTTCCAAGATAACAATTGGGAAAAAGTAAATTTACCTCATGATTGGGCTATAAAGCAGCCTTTTTATACTGGAGAACAACCTCTAGTAGGCGGAGGAATGGGAAGATTACCAAGTCAAGGTGTGGCATGGTATCGCAAAAAATTAAATTTTCCAGCAACCGACAACGGGAAAGAAATTTATCTGGATATAGATGGTGCAATGTCTTATGCAATGATATGGCTTAATGGAAATTTAGTCGGTGGCTGGCCTTATGGTTATAACTCTTTCAGATTAAATTTAACTCCTTATATTCATTATGGAGAAACTAATCAATTGGCTATCCGAATTGATAATCCCAATCAATCAGCAAGATGGTATCCTGGCGGAGGTATTTATCGCAATGTTTGGCTTACCAAAACAGCTCCCGTTCATGTAGCGCATTGGGGAACTTTTGTAAAAACACCAAAAGTCACTACATCTGAAGCTTCAATTAATCTTTCATTACAATTGCAAAACAATTCGAAAAACACACAAATTGTTGAAGCCAAAACACTGCTTTATGAAACAGATAATTTAGGCAAAGCCAAAAACAAAGCTGTCGCTGTATTTCCGACAAATACCTTTCATTTAAAAGCAACAGAGCAACAAACGAATGAAATTGAAATTCAGCTTAAAAACCCGAAACTTTGGGGTGTTTATCCATCAGAAAAACAAAACTTATACATTGCCAGAACACAACTTTTTATAAACAATAAACAAGTTGATGAATATGATACTCCGTTCGGAATTCGGAAAATTGAATTTAATCCCATCAAAGGGCTATTAGTTAACGGAGAAAAAGTTAAAATACAAGGCGTTAACCAGCATCATGATTTAGGAGCTTTGGGTGCTGCTTTTAATGTTAGAGCTGCAGAACGTCAATTGGAAATGTTACGCGAATTGGGTTGTAATGCGATTCGTTTATCACACAATCCACCAGCTCCTGAATTATTAGATTTAACCGACAGAATGGGATTTTTGGTTATTGATGAAATATTTGACAGTTGGGAACGAAAAAAAACACCACATGATTTTCATTTAATTTTTCCTGAGTGGCATGAAGCAGATACTCGTTCCTTTATTCGTCGTGACCGAAATCATCCTTCCGTTATTGCATGGAGTTTTGGTAATGAAGTTGGAGAACAATACACTGATGTTGAAGGAGCCAAAATCGCTCAAGAACTACATGATATCGTGCATGAAGAAGATCCAACAAGACCTGGATCAGCTTCACAAAACTATGCCAAACCTGATATGCCTTTTTCTAATGTTATGGATTTCATTAGTCTTAATTATCAAGGCGAAGGAATTAGGGATGCTCCTGCTTATGCACATTTAAAAGGAATTCGTACCTCTCCCTTATATCCTGCATTTCAACAAAAATTTCCAGAGAAAATGATTGTTAGCAGTGAAACAGCATCATCTTTGAGTACGCGTGGTTCCTATATTTTTCCTGTTGCCATAGAAAATTCTGCACCAGTAAGTGATACTACAGGCGGAAGCCCAAAAACACAAGAAGTAAGTGCTTACGAATTGTACACTGCTCAATTTGGAGCATCTCCTGATAAAGTTTTTGCCACTCAGGATAAATATCCTTTTGTTGCGGGCGAATTTGTTTGGAGCGGTTGGGATTATATTGGCGAACCAACTCCTTATTATTCGGCTCGTAGTTCGTATTGTGGCATTATTGATTTAGCAGGATTTAAAAAAGACCGATTCTATTTGTACCAATCTCGTTGGCGACCAGATTTACCAATGGCACATATTTTACCACATTGGAACTGGCCTGATAGGATTGGGAAAATTACTCCTGTTCATGTATTTACTTCGGGTGATGAAGCTGAATTATTTTTGAATGGAAAATCATTAGGAAGAAAGAGAAAAGCTGCTTTTGAATGTCGTTTGAGATGGGATAATGTAATTTATGAGCCTGGTGAATTAAAAGTTATAGTTTATAAAAACAATAAAATTTGGGCTGAAGATATAGTAAAGACAACTGAGAAAGCATCAAAAATTGAAGCCACTGTGGATCGCTCTACTATTAAAGCAAATGGTAAAGATCTTGCATTTATAACTATAAAAATTACAGATGCAAAAGGCTTAATGATTCCTGATGCTAATAATACCATTACTTTTAAAATAGAAGGTGAGGGAGAAATCATTGCTACCGATAACGGTAATCCAGCTGATTTAGTTTCTTTTGCTTCTCTTACCCGTAAAGCCTATAACGGAATGGCGTTAGCAATTGTTCGTGCTAATAAAGGAAGTAAAGGCACTTTAAAATTAATTGTTACCTCAGATGGATTGAAGCAAACAACAATAGAAATCAAGAGTAACTAG